The following proteins are co-located in the Fluviicola sp. genome:
- a CDS encoding tetratricopeptide repeat protein produces the protein MFDWEDDNDNFENHLNDDLARFESQLETNSVGFFDSDRLEAIIDHYLMNGNYSKGELAAEVGIQQYPFNTLFQIRRAQAMSGLGKLKEALELLDAAEQIDSESMELYLTKATIFSQLRDSKRAVNFFRRALELADREEKDEIFLDLATELEQLKDFKGAVEVLEEAMRSNPKNEGALYELAFCFDQLGNNARAIQTYRRFLDDNPYSFTAWYNLGNTYSKEEKFHDAITAYEYCVAINDRFSPAYFNMGNAQLTVEQYKESIDSFERCIEIDGDDPLTYCYLGEANEQLNNLTVAWDFYQKALSMSPTLAEAWLGLGIVKDLQGQPKESLHYIERALELEPNMDGYYHVYAGALENAGLIPEAEEAYLACLTLDPENEDCFFDYVDFLLEHKVGEARTFVENYILRHQLFFSVLPIIYFNWVAGNEEGAKLVLVESLNKDREKTKEVFIRYPELADVQELVNLTRS, from the coding sequence ATGTTTGACTGGGAAGACGATAACGACAATTTTGAGAACCACCTGAATGATGATTTGGCGCGTTTCGAATCACAGCTTGAAACAAACTCGGTGGGCTTTTTTGACAGTGATCGTCTGGAGGCGATTATTGATCATTACCTGATGAACGGGAATTACTCCAAGGGAGAATTAGCCGCAGAGGTCGGAATACAGCAATATCCTTTCAATACCTTATTCCAGATTCGCAGGGCGCAGGCCATGTCGGGTTTGGGAAAACTGAAAGAAGCATTGGAATTACTGGATGCAGCTGAGCAGATCGACTCGGAATCCATGGAGCTTTACCTGACAAAAGCAACTATTTTCAGCCAGTTGAGAGACAGCAAAAGGGCGGTAAACTTTTTCCGTCGTGCACTCGAACTGGCCGACCGGGAGGAAAAGGACGAGATTTTCCTGGACCTGGCAACCGAATTGGAGCAATTAAAAGACTTTAAAGGTGCTGTAGAAGTACTGGAGGAGGCAATGCGTTCCAATCCGAAGAACGAGGGGGCTTTGTACGAACTGGCGTTCTGTTTTGACCAGCTTGGAAATAATGCCCGTGCGATTCAAACATACCGTCGCTTTCTGGACGATAATCCTTATTCATTCACCGCCTGGTATAATTTAGGGAATACCTATTCGAAAGAAGAAAAATTTCACGATGCCATTACGGCTTACGAATATTGCGTGGCCATTAACGACCGTTTTTCGCCTGCATATTTCAACATGGGAAATGCCCAGCTGACAGTAGAGCAATACAAAGAATCAATCGACTCTTTTGAGCGCTGCATTGAGATTGACGGAGACGATCCGCTGACTTATTGTTATTTGGGAGAAGCAAACGAGCAGTTAAACAATTTAACTGTTGCCTGGGATTTTTACCAGAAAGCCTTGTCCATGTCACCGACACTGGCAGAAGCCTGGCTGGGATTGGGGATCGTTAAGGATTTGCAGGGGCAGCCGAAAGAAAGCCTTCACTACATCGAAAGAGCATTGGAGCTGGAACCGAACATGGACGGATACTATCACGTTTATGCAGGAGCGCTTGAAAATGCAGGATTGATACCTGAAGCGGAAGAAGCTTACCTGGCATGTTTAACATTGGACCCGGAAAACGAAGATTGTTTCTTTGATTACGTGGACTTTTTGCTGGAACATAAGGTAGGAGAGGCGCGCACTTTCGTGGAAAATTACATTTTGAGACATCAATTGTTTTTCTCGGTGCTTCCGATTATTTATTTCAATTGGGTAGCTGGAAATGAGGAAGGTGCTAAGTTAGTGCTAGTTGAGTCCCTGAATAAAGACCGTGAAAAAACAAAAGAAGTATTTATTCGCTATCCCGAATTGGCAGATGTGCAAGAATTAGTAAATTTGACACGCTCATAG
- a CDS encoding phosphosulfolactate synthase, giving the protein MNFSLPHIPERTQQPRNNGITMMMDKGLSLNEAENFIQANGHLTDIIKFGFGTAFVTNNLEEKLKLYRSAGLRPYFGGTLFEAFYARGRFEDYLRLLDKYDLDLAEISDGSIIINHDEKLELIQRLAKTRTVLSEVGSKDSGILISPGRWIKMMSSELEAGSWKVIAEGREAGNVGVFRPNGTAHTMLINKIIAKVKPEDILWEAPQKNQQVWFIKLFGANVNLGNIAPNEVIPLECLRLGLRGDTFFEFLPEDYAQRLKQVDSDEPEEEEEA; this is encoded by the coding sequence ATGAATTTTAGTTTACCACACATTCCGGAACGTACACAACAACCGCGTAATAACGGTATTACCATGATGATGGATAAAGGCCTGAGTTTGAATGAAGCAGAAAACTTCATCCAGGCAAACGGTCATTTGACGGATATAATCAAATTTGGTTTCGGAACTGCTTTTGTTACAAACAACCTGGAAGAAAAACTTAAATTATACCGTTCTGCGGGTTTAAGGCCTTATTTCGGAGGAACTCTTTTTGAAGCCTTTTATGCGCGTGGCCGTTTTGAAGACTACCTGCGTTTACTGGATAAATACGATCTGGATCTTGCTGAGATCTCTGATGGTTCGATCATTATCAACCACGACGAGAAACTGGAACTGATCCAGCGCTTGGCAAAAACGAGAACGGTACTTTCAGAAGTCGGGTCGAAGGATTCCGGGATTTTGATCAGCCCGGGAAGATGGATCAAGATGATGAGCTCGGAACTGGAAGCGGGATCCTGGAAGGTGATCGCAGAAGGGCGTGAAGCGGGGAACGTCGGTGTTTTCCGTCCGAACGGAACTGCGCACACGATGCTGATCAACAAGATCATTGCGAAGGTGAAGCCGGAAGATATTTTGTGGGAAGCCCCGCAGAAAAATCAGCAGGTTTGGTTCATTAAATTATTCGGAGCAAACGTAAACCTGGGGAATATTGCACCGAACGAGGTTATTCCGCTGGAATGCCTGCGTTTGGGACTTCGCGGGGACACTTTCTTTGAATTCCTTCCGGAAGATTACGCACAG